The genomic stretch GAATCAGATTGAGCtttcttaaatttctttttccaaaggaaaaggaaagtaaCACTCCCCAGTATGGTTCAAGGAAGCACTGAAGCGGAATCGGCATAGGATTGGCCTCCACCAATTCAGATCCAGCCGGAATCGGTCAAAAACCCCAAGAATTGGCCAGATCGGGAGTGACCAATCCGCTCCTCATTCCTAAAACCATGCTCCGCTGTAAAATGCTTTGATACATTGTAAGAAACTTAAACCAACAAGTTTAGGGACTCAAATGATAGACCATCCACATTGCATGAAGATCAAGAATTAGCAATTCCAGATGCGAAATACAAAATCATGTGACTTCAATTTAACGCCAGCACAATTGCAAAAGGAAAATGTCATCCTTCCAATTAATCAGCGTATGAATTTACCTCACAAAAAGTTAGCAGGATTAAATACTAGAGTCTACAGGAGAACCTTTTTTTCCACGAATTTGAAGCACAAACGTATCAGATCATTAATTCAACTCTAACAAGCACTAAGTTTCATAAAAAGGAGGTACATTGGTCAATTATTACTGCCAAAAATATGCAACAGATTAAAAAACAACAGAGAGGGAGAGTTTTAGAAAACAACTAAAAGTAAAACAGGGCAGCAGCGTTGACGAGGATATACCATAGTTTCGCCAATAGCCTTGTGAACCAACTCCTTCAGTATAGAATGGACCTACGACAATAAACACCATACATTAGCAGCATATTATGGAATACAGGGGCAGAGTATGCTTGTACAAATACACATGCATTCACATACATACATGTGTGCATACGCACACACAAAGGGGTGTCACAACAAAATCTCCTTCACTTGCTGCATCTCTGACAATTTACCCACTCCCAACCAAAATTCATATGATTTATTAAAGCTGCTAAACCATAACCATTGGTGGAACTCAGGAACTCTGGCAGCATGTGTACAGTATACTTTCAGAGAAGGTCTCAGAGACCACAATGAcagaagagagaagggaagcAAAGGAAACATAAGTAAAGGAGTTAAGAATCTTGTAACACAAAATATCCATTACAATCAACGGTAATGGTTGTCAAGTTTAGGGAGCGTTAAAAACCACATATAGGAACTAATCATAAAGTGTTTCATTCAGACTAGGAATGGGACAAATTGCAGAAAATATACTTTAGTTTAAAGAGATTCTGATTATCATGGTTAGGTGGGATTCTAGAAACCAATCCACCAGATTCCAGGGAACTATCAGACAGTAACAAGAATGTAATCCAGTGTAATCTTCAGAGGACCTATAAAAGTTGTGTCTTTATTTAAAATTACTAACTTGCACGCTTTAGGTTTTAAGGCATACCGCATCAACAGCTGCCTCTGCAGGACCCCTTATGGTGACTAAAGAAGATTCAATGAGGCGGCGGTATCCTTGTTCTGGAGCTATCAAGTGAGGCTGGTACCCATCAGCTTCAGTAATTAGTTTTCTTACATTCTCCATAGCAAGTTGCTTGTCAAATTGCAACCTTTTTAAAGCTGCAGGAAGTTGATTATCAAACACATTGTAGATTTTATCACCACCTGGGCGCCTGTACAAATGAACGGAAATTGAAAAAGTTAATTCGGTAGTATGTGAACAAACAGTGAAACCCACGAGGTAATCCTGAAAAAAGGTAGACTTGCCAAGGAAGGGGAACCTTAACAATTAAACAAGGTGGAATATTAGTGATACATACACGCCATCTAGATGCTCTTTATatatttggtcaaaaacacgACAGATCTCCATGATCATGTATAATTTTCCCTGCACATAATGATAAAACCACCTTAAAACCTTTCACCTCAAGAGCTTAGGATCAAGAATCAGACATTGTCAAAAAGCCCTAATGCATTCTAGCCTTTTGACTGTGTCAGTTATTGTAAAATAGTTAAAGCGGTAAGCCGGTAAAGCCTTTTGATTAACACAATAAACCAAATAATGTTATATAAATAAATCTTACTCCAGCATCAGAAGCAATAGGCTTCCCAAGACGGCTCAACTCTGCTTCTAGGTCAACAATGCTTTTGCTAATAAGGGACTGGATGCCCGGGATTCGAGACCTGATAACAGTTTCCAAATGCTGCAACAGTAACCATATATGTAATTATataaagtgaaccaattaaatAGTAAAAACAAGCATAAAAAGAATATGGTGGTTTACCAACAAATAATAGATATATCAACACAGTCCTCTCTATTCAAAATGAATGACATCCAGTAATACTAGAATACGTGCACTGTACCTTGGAAAGCATCTTTCCAAGATGCTCGGAGCCCATTCTTTGAGCAAGATGCTTGTACTCTGGGCTAGTTGCAAAATACTCACGCTCTCTACGCCGAGCAGCAATCATGTCAACACTTTTATTAATATCAGCTTGAGAACGATTAACAACACCAATCCAAGGAAACTGTAACTTATATGATTTGCCTTCCAATATCTGAGCAACAAAAAGAGTGTTAGTAAGATCAAGGCCAATACAGAAAGCCACTTCCTAACATAAATTAAACTATTCAACAGGTATAATTCAAAACTCTCCATGCATCTACATGTCTCCTGACTGTTTTCTTTAATATAGACAGCAGTGTAACAATGTCCATAGTGGTCAAGGTGACAGTTGACACCTTGGCAGCcaagcattttttttaatatataattttattttatttttattccaattataatatttttatttgctgGTGCACAGATTTTTCACGCACTAACTACATGGAGTAAAATTtataaagagagaagaaggaaagaagaaaagaggataaGACACTGAATTGCTGAGAACGACACAGACTGTGTCTTCATTCAGGTCGGAAACAATGGAGTGACTGGGACTTCAGCTCCAGCGACCAATGCAAACCAAGGATTTGGCAAACCCTGGAAagtctcttccttcttcttccctttccttctctatttcattttatttgttcctcccccccccccccccccccacacactgAATTGCTGAGAATGACACATACTGTGTCTTCATTCAGGTCGGAAACAATGGAGCAACTGGGACTTCGGCTCCAGCGACCAACTGCAAACCAAGGATTTGGCAAACCTTGGAAAGTCTCTTCCtacttcttccctttccttctctatttcattttatttgttccttcccccccccccaccacacACACACTGAATTGCTGAGAATGGCACATACTGTGTCTTCATTCAGGTCGGAAACAATGGAGAGACTGGGACTTTGGCTCCAGTGACCAACTGCAAACCAAGGATTTGGCATGGAAagtctcttccttcttcttccctttccttctctatttcattttatttgttcctccccccccccccctcccctcattttttttcttttcttgcatgTAGGATCAGTTTTAAGGGGTTGTGCAGAGACGTTGGGGAAGAGAGGAGAGTGGAGAGAAGGAGTTGCATAAAGCAATGTTCATTTTAATCAATATAAGCACTCCAACTTTAGGAAACATGAACATGTGTCTACAAACTCTCCCTGTGGCCCCCGTGCTGGTGCAAGGACAACACAACCAGGTTGCATTCTCTCacctatcattttttttttatcaaaaggaTGTATCTCACTTTGGCTCTTCATCGTCATAGGGATTCAAGTATAGTAACTGATGTGGTTAAGGGTACCCGATTGAGCCAACTAGACCTCGCAAGACTTTATTTTGGCCAATGGTTAGGTTTCATGGGCCTTGGGAttgttatttttggatttattgACATAAAATGGGCCAaatttataagcccataaaATGGGGGAAAAGTTAGTACACGGGATTAGTAGTTGAGCTTTATGTGTTTGAGTTAGATTAGAATAGTTAATAGCTAgataaaaacctttttttttttaagtatatttaCTTTATTCAGTGTGTGAATGTGATTAGGAGTCTTTTACGAGtaaatttaggaattttagaagGTCTTTGTATAATTAGAAATGGATTTGAGTAAACAATACGGGTTTTTGTTTAAGACTTTTGGTGCTTCCGAGCGGTGCAAATGGGATTGGTATCTCATATCTAATTTCTTCTCTTATATtcccctcttctcttttcttcctccaaaGCAGATCAATCTCATCTCGCTCCCCCCACCCCTTCCATCGATCTGAATTCTTCCCTTGAGATCCATAATCTGGATTTTCatattgcattaattgaaacaGAGATGAACCTGCCCATGGATGTCTATGCTTTCAAGAATGGAGTTAAATTTTTCCAACATTAAAACTgctattttttcaataaatgaaGGGAAAAGTAAAAATTTCGTCTTGCAGTCTATGGTGGAGATGTTATCAGAGATCAATAAAATCATCGTTGAATCTAAAGATGATGTTTTCGTCAAATTTTCAACTTCTCAGTATTGTGATGGTGACTACTGTGAGATATTTGGAGCTTCCAAATGCATCATTAAAGTGGGTCAAGAGTGGTTGGAAGCACAAAGGGCATTATTGATAGTGACAAAAATTTGTGTACTCTAAATCCTTCTCATCTACCACAAACGTTTGCTCTTCGAGGACTGGTCGACGCAATTTGCACAAAGCCTAAAGAGGAAACATTAGCAATCCAAATACAAGAACTGCAAGTAACAACAAACATATACGAGAATATTGTGGTTAATGACGTGGACACAACTCTGCTTGTTCGATCCCCTTGCAAAGAACATGAGATTGAAGCTGAGGATTTGATTAAAGGTCCAAATTAAGACATGGAGCCCCCAATGATAGATTCTAATCAGAGACACACAACTTGACGTTATTCATAAGGAGATCAAAACAGTTGACTATCTTCTTCCtccacaaatcttgcaagtaaAAAATCCAATTGTTGCTGATTTTTATGAGAAGCATTGGATCAACATCAAGTCAAAGCAAATGTTAGATGATGTTGATCGagtggtgttgattctcccCTACTATAAAACTTGATGACTAGTTTTTTCCAACACCAGGAGAATTGATGCACTTAAGGGTGTTCAATTGGGCCAATTGGATCTTGGAAGACTTGGTTTGGTTCTATGGGCCTTGGGCTTTTTAATTTTGGGTTTCTTAATGTAATGGacctaatttataagcccataaagTGAGGATAAATACGGGATTAGTAGTTAAGTGTTTGAGTTAGATTAGAATActtaatagataaataaatttttgcttttattttatttacgtTATCGAATGTGAGTGTGATTAGGAGTCTTTTATGagtcaatttaggaattttaggtCTTTATATATGAGGTACACCCCCCTCAATTTTGACCGACtatcaaaccaaatcaaccCCAGATGGCTTGCCGATGTGCAAAGTTATTTAGTCCAATAATGCCGCAGGTTGCTGGAAACTAGAGGGAAACATAGCTAAGAACTGAAACAAAATATGGGTGGTGTATACCTGGGAAATAAGTTCAGAcgataaaggaaaaaagaagatcaGAGGATCGAGTTGAGAAGGGGGTGAATCTTGCACAACACAGCCACCCAGGCTCTCACAAACTTAGTTCATTATTCCATTCATCTAATATGCCCAATGAATTGTGTTACAAGCATATttataaaacaaaattgaagttTCCTAATTGTAGTCTAAttctgaaatagaaataaaatctaacTCTTAACTCCTAATCAGGTAACCCAATCTGAATCTATAATAGAATCaaactctaaaaataaaaatggcatGGAACGCTAGCTCAAGTAAAAGATTACAAGACTAAtccaaataagtaaataaactattaatatcctactagacccaaatCCCAATTTGGGCTTGGTTCCCGGTTGGGGCTCTCCAACAGGCTCGGCCCTATCAAGGAAGTATTCCTGCATCACCTCCTTAACTTATAAAGTACGTTTTCCATTTATAGAAAGGCAAATGAAGAATAGAGGGAGCAGAGGATGAAACAACCCCAAAAGAAAATGGGAGTACCCAATGGCACATTCCCTGCCAATGTGTCAATGCTTAACAGCATCCATGTTGTTAGaagtcttcttctcttttcacaTGTCAACATCCATTAACGCACAGATAAGTAAACACAATTAATCAAATTGCTAAAATCCACAATGTTTTTGCAGACCATTGCCTACACCCACGCCCCCACCAAAAATTCAGAGTCGACATTTGTATCTAAAGGCATATAAGAAATGTCATAATATTTTGTCAAACAGCCCTTATCCCCACCTAATATCACCACTGAAGGTCAAAAAACACTGTGCCTCAATCATTCCATTTAGTCAGTTAGAATAATGGATACCACTCAAGTAGCAAGGGTTAAAAAGAACTGAGCAACCATTATAATCCAACTAGAGGATTCCTTCTTCCACACTAGACCATTATTGTCTATGTTTCATTTGCATTCATAATCCAACACCAAAATGAAAAAAGTTTTGGAATAAAGAATACCAATCAGATTGATGGCTTCAACACTTGAATCCAACaatagcttctttttttttgaacaatAGTAAATTATCATGGAGAATACCATTTGGACAAATATTTAGCTAACTTACATCAACTGCATTTGTACCCTTGTCCATAAGATCAATCTTGGTTAAGACACCAATTGTCCTCTCTCCTGGAAAgtttaaacaaataaaatcagGAATCGGAAATAGTGACTTCTACAAACATTAATATTTATATacaaaataagggaaaatgatGGCATGGGCACACTGCCGGTATCATGCGCCCTCTAACCtctcacactctctctcctccctgacATGTGGGCCCCTCCCTATATACAAAACCGTGTGGCAACCCCTCCCTTGCTCCCACTGGCATGGCATGGGAGATTCCATCCCACACAGCCAGCATGTTGATCCCCTACCCATAAAATAAATAGTCTGCAGAACagatttttagatttaaaaataataataataataataaaaaaaataaataaaaaaataaaaaaatccttcaGAAATTTACATCGCAAAATCTCAACAAACAGAtctatgagtttttttttttttttttttgggggggggggttgttgggGGAGGTCTATCTAACGTAGACAACATTGCAAAAGCTTACCTTTAGGGTCTACCTCACGGGAGATCTTAATTGCATCAGAAGTAGCAAGATCTTGATTGGCAGGTGAAATTGCAAGAATTATACAATTGGGCTGTAATGTAAAAGGCAAAGTTAAGAGGCTATAACATTTACATTTTCCTTCCATGCATATAAACTgagaaaaaatgaaacttttgaaCAGAACAGAAAGTCTGgatcacagagagagagagagagagagagagagagaaagagatgaacaTTTAGATGATAAACATACTATCATCCAAAAACTAAAACAGAAGGCTGCAGGCTATTGTTTCTGTaaatgggagagaaaaaaacaacaaatgGCCATCTTGACCAGATGCTACAAAAGAAACATGATCATAATAATATTAGGGGTTAGCAGTTCCACTAAACCAGATATCACGAAGGCATTATCATGCATATGGGACCCACAGATAGGTCTGGCACATGTGTCTCTTGCAAAGAAGATGGGGACACACCCCTAAGTACATCCTAGTCAAGAGATTGTAGAAGGCAAAGATCAACCTAACCACAAAATCAGAAGCAGTAATCTTTACTAGAATATATGACAATACACAATAATAATTTTAGCGAGGCAGCACAACTTAAGCTATAGATCAGAATATTAAGAAAAAACAGGCTAATCTAAACATCATATATGTGGTGTGTTCCATGTACCctaggcatagttgtcaaggcttcTCCTAAGTATCCAAGTGCCTTGGTCACCTTGTGTCCAGgcccccctccaatgccttggatcACCAAGATGCTGTGATAACTATAGCCCCAAGCCCACTCCACTAGTCTGGTATCAGAGGACAATGCCGCAACCTAAATATAGCATAATCTTCATCCTCTCCAACTTAAGATATCAGTAGTAGCTTATTCAACCTGTGTCAGCAGTTTATTCATATTTACCAGACTGGGAGGTTCTTCTATTGCTGCTGCTCCTAAATCTTTTGATCATCGCACAAATGCCtccaaaaattagaaactcaaagTTAAAACATCTGAGCTTAACTACTCATTATTCAACTCATGTTTATATAACATGGTCATAATTTATCAAGCAGCAGTTGAACCAACACATATTtataaaacccaaaagtgaTCATTTTAGTCCAGAACACTAAACCAGAAAATGCAATATTTAATTCAAGATAGATATTTCCAATTACAGATGTGGAAAATGCCTCAGTAACGACAGAAGCCTGTAAGTCCTCAGACATGGCAGAAAACATAGCTAAGAGATCATAATATTTCCATGGTACCAATTAGATTTCAGGACTAACAATAAGAATTACCTTTTCAATATAGGAGCGAACCATATTCTCAATGTCATGCACAATACTATCAGGTTGACCCTCTATAGTTCCAAATAAATTAGTCAGTATCAAATAATGGGAAGTATAAATGAactgagaagaaaatatttaaaaggGGGAGAAACTGTAACACAATTTAAGAAGCGGGCCTTAGGTAAAGAACCTACCAACAGCTACTTTTGTAAGTCCAGGAAGGTCAATCAACGTCAAGTTTACAACTGCCAAAGTTCAAAGTATCATCAGAAACTAAGAAATGAGAAGCAAATCTATCAATATTACGCTGCATATTATATATAAAGCCTTGACAATTCCCAAAGTTCAAAGAATCATCTGAAAGTAAGAAATGAGAAGCAAATCTATACATTCCAGTGTCCTTTTAGTCAAAAGGaatatttcataaaattttcattaagtTAAGATGGCTAATTAAGAGATACCTCAGTTTCATACTATAACAAAATCAGAGAAAACTGAATTCAATGGCAATAGTGGACTGATCTAAAAAGAAATCAGAATATGATCCCCAGTAGCATTAATCAGCAAACAACCCACATATGAAACTGCGATTAAATCTCAGAGATAACCAGCATGTGAAACTAAATGTAGTTAACATCCCCATCTCACCATTAGGAGAATAGATACTAAGATGAATAGGAACAGTGGATATTTGTTTCGAGCGTCCCGTCTCTCTATCAGTCTCATCTGAGATCTCCTTCCTCACAGCAGCTAAAAAGTATAAATCAGACAAGTATATAAGATAAGATAATAAATTAGGGGCAGGGAAACAAATACTTAGATAATGAAACATATACGTAAAAGAACTATATTAGGAAGTAAAAAACATAGCCATATCAACGAAATAGCTGAGGATGACATATGACAAGAACGTGAAAtggaaccaaaaaaataattacattaaAGTGAAAATATATAAGGAAACAGTAAAATAACATagacaaaataaaaaccatagttgtcacggcatctaaGGCAACCCAAGGTGTTGGACAGGGTCAAGTCGCAAGGCATTCAAAGCACTCGCCTGGACAACTATGGTATAAAATACAGGCAACGTTTTGAAAGGAATCCAAATTGATCACCCATTGTGCTGACAAGAGATGTTTACCAAAATCGGTGAACCTCTTTCTTGGGAGGTGAAGGAATTCTGCATACTCTCTTCCTTCATCAATCCTCTGAAGCTGTAACACAAGTGGACGCCGAGTAACAATACCTACGTAAAGTATGGTTACATTATTCCTCTAATATTTAAGGAAAACGTGTAAcaacaaaaaagtaaaagattAACCCAATGGATGAGAGAATGTTTTAGAAGTGAAATAAATTACCAGATCCACGAGGCAAGAAGTCCTTTCCCACAACACTTTCCAAGACTGAAGATTTCCCTGAACTCTGTGAAATATTTCCAAACAATgcagagcaaaaaaaaaaattatcacaaTGGAACTAAATGTTTCAGGCAAATTGTACTTGAGAagtcaaaaatattttcattttcctgCAATAAGTGAAGAATTAAATCATCTGTACAAAGCCTTCCAACAATCTGTTTTTAAACAATCCTTGTAAGATCAATACCGGACATTTGAAAGTGGTTGGTTAACTTCAACTTGTAAGTCGATGGTTTTAATTAAGAGAACTAAAAATGCCTGAAGAAGAACAATCTTGTAAGATCACTACCAGACATTTGAAAGTGGTTGGTTAACTTCAACTTGTAAGTCGATGGTTTTAAGTAAGAGAACTAAAAATTCCTGAAGAAGGTCAAAACGTATTTTAGAAGGGATGCACTCAAAATAATAGAAGAGAACATGGCTACACCGACTTCTGTGCGTTGAAAAGTCCTCACAACCTTTTCGGATTACAACAGCAGTCAATCATTTCTCTGTACTGCGACGGCATATCACCTCTGAGATCATTGCTCATTAGACAAATTCATCTAACAAGGTTTTCAAATTAAAGATGTATTGTGCGCTGGGGGTAAGAAAGTGGGGAAGGTTACTGGAAATCTCAGACTACTCATGAATCAGAGGAAATTAATATCCAAATTTATAGATTCTACCACAACATTCAGCTACCTAAAATTGAAACTGTTACTTCTTTCCAATTTAAAAGGACTAAAGCATTAATTAGCTTCAGTTGTAGCATTTACAGAGGACCATCATAAGAATTCTCATAATTGCTGCCAAAAATATTCAAATGTCAAAACTACAATTTGAAATGTACTccgtcagaaaaaaaaaattatccctgAGTAAACACGCAACAGAAAAACTAAGAACATAGAACACTTGGTAGACTTTTCCTCGACAAGATATAAATAGGTTTTTGGAGTTAAAGTATAGGCCAGTATTCACATACAGTCCCaactttaaagaaaaaaattttagatgatcaaagtagaaaaacctattcagaaccaaaacagaaaaactAAGAACATAGAACACTTGGTAGACTTTTCCTCGACAAGATATAAATAGGTTTTTGGAGTTAAAGTATAGGCCTGTATTCACATACAGTCCCaactttaaagaaaaaaattttagatGATCAAAGTAGAAAAACCTATTCAGAACCAAAACAGGATAAAAATGATCCAATCAGACTAGATCCAAACGGTAATATATCAAAAATTAAAAGTCAACATTTAAACATAGCAAAAATATCTGTGGTCAACAATTGACTGTACATGAAAACTTGCATACGATTTTAATATATTCCCAGAAGAAATTCAATCCCCAGGAACGAGCCTACTTTTCAACACGAATCGGTGTAACCACGAACTTGAGCATCTCAAGCATTTGCGGCCAGTAAGCTTATATTCCAAGAAAATAGAATAATATAAATCTAAGAACTAGGTATTCCACATGAAAAAAGGCTAAAATTGACAGATAAATCTCAAACAGAAATAGGTAACAGATCAATAAAAAAGTAGGAAACGAATGCCACTCGAAAATAAAACCAGTTACTAGCGTGATCTCGCATTTAAGATGTACCAAATCATTGAAAAACCATAAGCAAGTGAAAGCCTAACCatacgaaaataaacaatcAACCAAGATTTCATCATCCGAAattcaagaagaaagaaaactatGTAAGATCCAGAACTTACCTGTCCACCGACGACAGCGATCGCTGGTAAAGAATCCCACAAGGTCGGCAATGCGCTCTCTTCTCCATGGTCACCTAGAGCAGTACAAGCCCTCTGCAACTTGTTCACCAAAGAGATCAAATTATCCATGTTGTCTTCTCTAcctcagagaagaaaatcaagaccAATCGATATGAAAAAGTGGATCAAGAAATGCAACTCGGAGCTGGTCGGCGATATAAAATTGAAGCCGAAGGATTTTCGCAAGCGATTAAGCTCGTAGATCGGGAGAGATTGGACAGAAATCTGCAATGCCGACCTTCGTTTCAGAAATCAAAGATCAGAGATCAGAACTCAGATGAGAGAAATGAATCGTCAGTTATAAAGAGAACAGAGACGACTGAGTCTGCGTGCCTCCGTGGTAAAAAGGAGATTGGCAAGCGAACCGCGTCCTCCTTagttttatattttgaattccATTTCAGGCTTCTCCTGTATCAGACAGGTGGTAATTTGACTAAATTGCCCTTGAGATTATTTCGTTTTCGATTTTAGTTCCAACTACACAGATCCCTATTGGTCGGTTGGTTTGGTCCGGTTGGCTTTCGTTGGTTTCTTCCTATATCGACTCGGTCCAGTTCAGACCAGTAAGGGTTTTATTAACGTAAGCCCAAGCCAAAACCAATAATTATTGGCCCAGTCGGTTTCAATTAACCGATCCTAGTGCATGTCTGGGGCCTAATTATCGGAATTGAAGCCTCTCCCGTGCCACTAGAGTTTCAACATGAATCTAATGGTTGGGAGGACTTGAGCACGCATCCCTACTCATGGACCCACACCCTTAGGTCCTCTCAACCATTGAATACCCACTGGAGGCCCAGTGCCATTGGATAAGATCTGAATTCCTAATTATTTGTCTTGTATCTCATCTTTAGATAATCACACTTTAAGTAAATGAGCCCTTAACctaaattcaaaaaatgatcATTGGATCATGGAAGATTTGAAGCTCTTaggattttcaaattttcaaaccgAGTACAGCAAAGATGGAAGATGGTTTGACTCCGAGTCCCCGACTAGTCTGGTTTGGTACTTTGTAGATTGGGGCCATTGGGCCAATCCAACCAAGAGCAAATTCTGGGTTTGCCTATGACAAGGGCAGTTGCAAATATTGTCTTTAATTGATTTGGGAAAGCATTTTTACATTTTCACCTGCCATGTCTCACACGCTCTAATGATGACAACAAGTGAGCAATTTCCACCTTTTACCCACAAGGccacaacacaacacaacacagaaaaaaaaaaaaaacaaaacaaaacaaaacaaaacaaaaaaaaaaaccttatgaaAATCATCTGCAGTCGCTTCGCATTGGCACAATGAGCATTGGGCGGTTAAGAACCCCTTGGGGCATGTGTTCAAATTCTCTAAATCGTTTGATGTTTATGCTCGTTCCAGAGGATGTAGACTTGAATTTTACGATCCTTCTTTGAAGTGGAACTAAGACTGCATACATTATAACATTTTCCATACTTTGTAATCGAGGAAGTCTCCTATACTaagtaa from Macadamia integrifolia cultivar HAES 741 chromosome 14, SCU_Mint_v3, whole genome shotgun sequence encodes the following:
- the LOC122061645 gene encoding dynamin-related protein 5A encodes the protein MDNLISLVNKLQRACTALGDHGEESALPTLWDSLPAIAVVGGQSSGKSSVLESVVGKDFLPRGSGIVTRRPLVLQLQRIDEGREYAEFLHLPRKRFTDFAAVRKEISDETDRETGRSKQISTVPIHLSIYSPNVVNLTLIDLPGLTKVAVEGQPDSIVHDIENMVRSYIEKPNCIILAISPANQDLATSDAIKISREVDPKGERTIGVLTKIDLMDKGTNAVDILEGKSYKLQFPWIGVVNRSQADINKSVDMIAARRREREYFATSPEYKHLAQRMGSEHLGKMLSKHLETVIRSRIPGIQSLISKSIVDLEAELSRLGKPIASDAGGKLYMIMEICRVFDQIYKEHLDGVRPGGDKIYNVFDNQLPAALKRLQFDKQLAMENVRKLITEADGYQPHLIAPEQGYRRLIESSLVTIRGPAEAAVDAVHSILKELVHKAIGETMELRQYPTLRVEVGNAACESLDRMKEESKKATLKLVDMESSYLTVDFFRKLPQDVEKGGNPTHSIFDRYNDSYLRRIGTTVLSYVNMVCGSLRNSIPKSVVYCQVREAKRSLLDHFYVELGKKESKHLASLLDEDPAVMERRTSLAKRLELYRSAQAEIDAVAWAK